One stretch of Fictibacillus sp. b24 DNA includes these proteins:
- a CDS encoding prepilin-type N-terminal cleavage/methylation domain-containing protein — translation MLSEKGFSLIEVLISLTILSVSVIGISQFFNQANQISAGNNNKLVATNLARMTLERLQNDYASYEIKASPNTYDKNQCTKSSCRDLYETMINNNKYETKITVTSQQGEETSINLFPVKVTIYYKSNQKDQVTSVEGYVKNVK, via the coding sequence ATGCTTTCAGAAAAAGGATTTTCACTAATAGAAGTGCTCATTTCACTAACCATCCTTTCTGTTTCGGTGATCGGTATTTCTCAATTTTTTAATCAGGCCAACCAAATATCTGCTGGAAACAACAACAAACTAGTCGCAACTAATCTAGCACGAATGACATTAGAACGGTTACAGAACGATTATGCTTCATACGAGATTAAAGCTTCTCCTAATACATACGATAAGAACCAATGTACAAAATCAAGTTGCAGAGATTTATATGAAACGATGATCAACAACAACAAATACGAAACAAAAATCACAGTAACATCACAACAAGGTGAAGAAACCTCTATCAATCTCTTCCCTGTTAAAGTAACCATCTACTATAAAAGCAACCAAAAAGATCAAGTCACATCTGTAGAGGGATATGTGAAAAATGTTAAATAA
- a CDS encoding YaaR family protein, with translation MNIEKVNPLSLLRLGSKKETTLEKVSFSEVMAKGREEKTIDRLRELVSKIEDQGSILAESRTVEDLRKYKQLVKDFMDDAIKSGLQLEDRRGFTRRGKSKIYKIVEQVDKKIIELTDAVLVQQKSSLEILDLVGEIKGLLVNVYA, from the coding sequence GTGAATATTGAAAAAGTAAATCCGTTAAGTTTACTTCGATTAGGTTCTAAAAAAGAAACAACTCTTGAAAAAGTGTCATTTTCAGAAGTGATGGCAAAAGGTCGAGAAGAGAAAACCATTGACCGCTTGCGCGAGTTAGTGTCTAAGATTGAAGATCAAGGGTCGATTTTAGCAGAATCCCGTACGGTTGAAGATTTACGAAAGTACAAGCAGCTCGTTAAAGACTTTATGGACGATGCGATTAAGTCTGGACTTCAGTTAGAAGATCGTCGCGGTTTTACGAGACGGGGGAAATCTAAAATCTATAAAATTGTAGAACAGGTTGATAAAAAGATAATTGAACTTACAGATGCTGTTTTAGTCCAACAAAAAAGCAGTTTAGAAATTCTTGATTTGGTTGGAGAAATAAAAGGATTACTTGTAAACGTATACGCATAA
- a CDS encoding PulJ/GspJ family protein: MLNNLRNQKGLTLIESLLSLVLFSIIGTVVYFVLLSGLNTEKKIYNETLIRDEADLVMSQIIDALYTAPVSKVKNASTGSQNVLVYEINQNSSKTVGFLDHVPVIDGQPISSGDYDFKDSSIIKTGKSVKVILNVKSKKNEQAKPLTLQSQFGLLEE, from the coding sequence ATGTTAAATAACTTACGAAATCAAAAAGGTCTCACCTTAATTGAATCACTCCTCTCCCTCGTTCTTTTTTCTATTATCGGTACAGTCGTTTATTTTGTTTTGCTCAGTGGATTAAATACAGAAAAAAAGATTTACAATGAAACGCTCATTCGAGATGAAGCAGATCTTGTTATGTCACAAATTATTGATGCTCTATATACGGCACCTGTATCCAAAGTAAAAAATGCTTCAACCGGCAGCCAGAATGTGCTTGTATACGAGATTAATCAGAACTCTTCAAAAACAGTTGGTTTTCTCGATCACGTACCCGTCATAGATGGTCAGCCCATTAGTTCTGGAGATTATGATTTTAAGGATTCATCTATCATAAAAACAGGGAAAAGCGTAAAAGTCATCTTGAACGTTAAAAGCAAAAAAAATGAACAAGCTAAGCCGCTAACACTACAAAGTCAGTTCGGACTATTGGAGGAGTAG
- a CDS encoding DUF5658 family protein: MDRVFRIQKHLWVCLCLGILNAADALFTHQLLQKGGTELNPLMRSLYEYDPVIFLLVKFFFTYLIIAIGFIPLKRRVQVLLNIALLVYMVVITWHVIINVWLVK; the protein is encoded by the coding sequence ATGGATCGAGTATTTCGGATACAGAAGCATCTATGGGTCTGTTTGTGTTTAGGTATTTTAAATGCGGCAGATGCTTTGTTCACTCATCAGCTGCTCCAAAAAGGCGGGACAGAACTCAATCCCTTAATGCGCAGTTTGTATGAATATGATCCCGTCATCTTTCTCCTCGTTAAATTCTTTTTTACTTACTTAATTATTGCGATAGGGTTTATTCCTTTGAAGAGAAGAGTACAGGTTCTGCTGAACATCGCTTTGCTTGTTTATATGGTTGTAATCACATGGCATGTAATTATTAATGTGTGGCTTGTGAAATAA
- a CDS encoding YjfB family protein: protein MDIASLSVMLNQSQVQQQANLSIMKMAMNTAEQNSVNFTKMLEQSVQPHLGSKIDMKL, encoded by the coding sequence ATGGACATTGCCTCTCTTTCCGTCATGTTGAACCAATCACAAGTCCAGCAGCAGGCAAACCTTTCCATCATGAAAATGGCGATGAACACAGCTGAACAAAACAGTGTAAATTTTACCAAGATGTTAGAACAATCTGTTCAACCACACTTAGGCAGCAAAATTGATATGAAATTATAA